A genomic window from Ananas comosus cultivar F153 linkage group 22, ASM154086v1, whole genome shotgun sequence includes:
- the LOC109726943 gene encoding uncharacterized protein LOC109726943 isoform X3, with product MESKMECDPSGSTSGRKEGDSCSSNGASEAVDKSKACDDNRYACAETSNLLSSTSSRDFSPENTGMKAASKEPVPCDPERSTKNEGSSMAGEVEAIIVGGQNCTASPMNEVNEADNKNPSLVSLETSDACLGTENAKDNNVPSDEVNKRSFSNEQCEKNPNLAEDSKMEVLDVRQKTTSESENSEEIEDDVKVCDICGDAGQEELLAFCSRCTDGAEHIYCMRVMLDEVPEGDWLCEECQLKEEAEKQNLDSEAPSFGAKDEEIESTVDPKILLNETKETNPDSKGSSEVLQSADISTKRNEENIEVPSLSRQSSPRKGTGSFNDSSLSNLDAEKAKQESAQHLGRALTSSASNLPRIQPPLARGSLSKSISFNNSKVAKVKQLIDDVPPKQKNAKEAASNSTRKEGLNKTITKSSSFKTTNSESLNKTKPLNPLWAEVRSVKEVKERILTSMKSTSLQQPSAIPSPRAGSSAPPPKADSEIVQHDTKGNNIPKSSNIGNSRGSDNANTIGSNEMHKSNLLKASGVALSNGLSKPSDQKTGQLVSKDKFFTSGPIDKPLGSNRASRCQKCNEAGHTTQFCAVDKLRMSALKPLADRTLSLKERSGKGIKTKDLVEVASLKPRTQVTMRSPERNAKVSTLNLDQNFESTRNLVELKEKLEVLSNQASVLTNQLRASVIPELDYIWHGDFELLRIARPPELCDGIQAHASSCASLKVLEAVTHFKSKIQLEEVPRRSSWPPQFQENGPREDNIALFFFAKDIESYERNYSKLVDSMVNNDFSLKGRIDTVELLIYPSTLLPENSQRWNKLSFLWGVFRSRRENCLQERPDLRLKPCESNLNKDLMDIDLVSASISSSGVPTSQDLNNCEKIHAAVDIANIPFSEIVHRICHQKSTSPQAAVDNKEVRRTNDKSEEEQVSFSFPESGLSKNTSEHPNILVSNPATNTQINPDRLSGVKYDSWQNNISYNSDGENDIGNALHVHGDAQMDSKDRKLANYKVPSISHLGEDTGCANITEDKIGQESLKRSQVFSDDHLEDPMDIDLPSGGLRALRKRNSSSLEIFSHSPCADLKNNGKLMHWEEDANFVSPEGQREHKKVKLDLNPNPGGDILDGKFSSKVHPLSSSLVDNNNIDSERIPESSTSAGRYFFPVDLDLGPSRTAKQEPIDILSSSDDEEAREERDAPDLELALWDAKKSPKKDTSSFSFKLAEKRKQDRPPSLAAEDGNDTTASLSLSLGFPVSEKAQAANNKATAKSENLLPDKAVVGSSFFLFNGLRDT from the exons ATGGAATCGAAGATGGAATGTGATCCTTCCGGAAGCACTTCTGGGAGGAAAGAAGGGGATAGCTGCTCTTCCAATGGTGCCAGTGAGGCTGTTGATAAAAGCAAAGCATGTGATGACAACCGATACGCATGTGCCGAAACAAGTAATCTGTTAAGTTCAACTTCAAGTCGGGACTTTTCCCCAGAAAATACCGGTATGAAAGCAGCATCTAAAGAGCCAGTTCCGTGTGACCCTGAGAGATCCACAAAGAATGAGGGATCATCAATGGCCGGAGAAGTGGAAGCAATCATTGTTGGCGGGCAAAATTGCACAGCTTCTCCGATGAATGAAGTTAATGAAGCAGATAACAAAAATCCAAGTTTGGTTTCTTTGGAAACTTCTGATGCTTGCTTGGGGACCGAAAATGCCAAGGACAATAATGTGCCATCAGATGAAGTTAACAAGCGCAGCTTCTCAAATGAGCAATGTGAAAAGAACCCCAATTTGGCGGAGGATTCTAAGATGGAGGTGTTGGATGTGCGACAGAAGACAACCTCAGAGAGTGAAAACTCTGAAGAAATTGAGGATGAT GTTAAAGTATGTGACATTTGCGGGGATGCAGGTCAGGAAGAGCTACTTGCTTTTTGCAGTAGATGTACTGATGGTGCAGAGCACAT TTACTGTATGCGGGTAATGTTGGATGAAGTTCCAGAAGGCGATTGGTTATGTGAAGAATGCCAACTTAAGGAGGAAGctgaaaaacaaaatttagacTCAGAAGCACCTTCCTTTGGTGCAAAAGATGAGGAAATTGAGAGCACCGTTGACCCAaaaattttgcttaatgaaacaAAGGAAACCAATCCAGATTCAAAAGGATCAAGCGAAGTGCTTCAAAGTGCTGATATTTCCACTAAAAGGAATGAAGAGAACATAGAGGTTCCTTCACTGAGTAGGCAAAGTAGTCCTAGGAAGGGAACCGGATCATTTAATGACAGTTCATTAAGTAACTTGGATGCGGAAAAAGCAAAGCAAGAGAGCGCACAGCATCTTGGTCGAGCACTAACATCTTCAGCTTCTAATTTACCCAGAATTCAACCACCACTAGCACGAG GATCTCTATCGAAGTCGATCTCTTTCAACAACTCAAAAGTAGCAAAGGTCAAGCAGCTAATCGATGATGTTCCTCCTAAGCAAAAGAATGCCAAAGAGGCCGCTTCCAATAGCACAAGAAAAGAGGGTCTCAACAAAACAATCACCAAGTCCTCATCATTTAAAACGACAAACAGTGAGTCACTGAATAAAACGAAGCCCCTCAATCCGTTGTGGGCTGAGGTGAGAAGTGTGAAGGAGGTAAAAGAAAGAATATTAACGAGCATGAAAAGTACTTCTTTACAGCAACCCTCTGCAATTCCTTCTCCTAGGGCTGGTTCGAGCGCTCCTCCCCCAAAGGCAGATTCTGAGATTGTTCAGCATGATACAAAAGGAAACAATATACCTAAGTCAAGTAATATTGGCAACAGTCGAGGGTCAGACAATGCAAACACTATAG GAAGCAATGAAATGcacaaatcaaatttattaaaagctTCTGGAGTTGCATTATCAAATGGTTTATCCAAACCTTCAGATCAAAAAACTGGCCAGCTCGTCTCTAAGGACAAATTTTTTACTTCTGGGCCTATTGATAAACCTTTGGGTTCTAATCGTGCATCACGGTGTCAAAAGTGTAATGAAGCTGGCCACACCACTCAATTTTGCGCAGTTGACAAGCTCCGTATGTCCGCCCTAAAGCCTCTGGCTGACCGTACTCTATCCCTAAAGGAGAGGAGTGGCAAAGGAATTAAAACGAAAGATCTAGTGGAAGTGGCAAGTTTGAAACCTAGAACTCAGGTCACTATGAGATCACCGGAACGAAATGCGAAAGTTTCAACATTGAATTTAGATCAGAATTTTGAATCTACTAGGAACTTGGTTGAGTTGAAAGAGAAGTTGGAAGTCTTGTCGAATCAAGCTTCTGTACTTACCAACCAATTAAGAGCTTCAGTAATTCCAGAGCTTGACTACATATGGCA TGGGGATTTTGAGCTTCTGAGAATAGCAAGGCCTCCTGAGCTTTGTGATGGTATTCAAGCTCATGCATCATCCTGTGCGTCACTGAAAGTGCTTGAAGCAGTGACACATTTTAAGTCCAAAATCCAGCTGGAAGAAGTTCCTCGTCGAAGTTCATGGCCCCCACAATTTCAAGAAAATGGTCCTAGAGAAGATAACATCGCTCTTTTTTTCTTCGCAAAAGATATTGAAAG TTATGAAAGGAACTATAGCAAGCTTGTCGATAGTATGGTTAATAACGACTTTTCCCTCAAAGGGAGAATCGATACAGTTGAGCTTCTTATATATCCTTCCACTCTGTTGCCTGAAAACTCTCAAA GGTGGAACAAACTATCTTTCCTCTGGGGTGTATTTCGAAGTCGGAGGGAAAACTGCTTACAGGAGAGGCCGGATTTGCGGCTAAAGCCATGTGAATCCAACTTGAACAAGGATCTCATGGATATTGATCTAGTTTCTGCCTCTATTTCTTCTTCTGGTGTTCCCACATCCCAAGACTTGAATAATTGCGAAAAAATACATGCCGCAGTAGATATTGCAAACATCCCTTTTTCAGAAATAGTGCATAGGATCTGTCATCAGAAAAGCACTTCTCCTCAGGCTGCTGTTGATAATAAGGAAGTAAGGAGGACTAATGATAAGTCAGAAGAAGAGCAGGTTTCATTTTCATTTCCTGAAAGTGGCTTGTCAAAGAACACAAGTGAGCATCCCAATATTCTTGTCTCTAATCCTGCAACAAACACTCAGATTAACCCTGATAGGCTATCAGGAGTGAAGTACGATTCCTGGCAg AACAACATCAGCTATAATTCAGATGGGGAAAATGATATAGGAAATGCACTTCATGTTCATGGTGATGCGCAGATGGATTCTAAAGATAGAAAGCTGGCAAATTACAAAGTTCCCTCGATATCACATCTTGGAGAAG ATACAGGTTGTGCAAACATAACTGAGGACAAAATTGGACAGGAGAGTTTGAAGAGGAGCCAGGTTTTTTCGGATGACCACCTTGAAGATCCAATGGATATAGATCTTCCAAGTGGCGGCCTAAGGGCCCTCAGGAAGCGCAACTCAAGCTCCTTGGAAATTTTCTCACATTCACCATGTGCTGATTTAAAAAACAATGGTAAACTAATGCATTGGGAAGAGGACGCCAACTTTGTATCTCCTGAGGGCCAAAGAGAGCACAAGAAGGTGAAACTCGATCTTAACCCTAACCCTGGAGGAGATATCCTTGATGGTAAATTCTCATCAAAGGTGCACCCATTGTCATCATCGTTGgtggataataataatatcgatagTGAAAGAATACCCGAGAGTTCAACGAGTGCTGGAAGGTACTTCTTTCCGGTAGATTTAGATTTAGGTCCTTCAAGGACCGCAAAGCAGGAACCGATCGACATCCTTTCTTCTTCAGATGATGAAGAGGCGCGAGAAGAGCGTGATGCCCCAGATCTTGAGCTAGCTTTGTGGGACGCAAAGAAATCGCCCAAAAAGGATACCTCgtccttttcttttaaacttGCTGAGAAGAGAAAACAAGATAGGCCGCCCTCTCTTGCGGCGGAGGACGGGAACGACACCACggcttctctttctctctctcttggttTCCCTGTCTCAGAGAAGGCACAAGCTGCTAATAATAAAGCCACAGCTAAAAGCGAAAATCTCTTGCCTGATAAAGCTGTAGTTGGCTCCTCTTTCTTTCTGTTTAATGGCTTGCGAGATACCTGA